One part of the Thermoanaerobacterium sp. CMT5567-10 genome encodes these proteins:
- a CDS encoding DUF3006 domain-containing protein, with product MKVIIDRFEGDFAVVEMPNRKMVNLPKVLVPDAHEGDVIDISIDKKETKNRSDKISRMMEDLWED from the coding sequence ATGAAAGTTATTATTGACAGATTTGAAGGTGATTTTGCGGTTGTTGAAATGCCTAACCGTAAAATGGTGAACTTGCCAAAAGTATTAGTACCCGATGCACATGAAGGTGATGTAATAGATATAAGTATAGATAAAAAAGAAACTAAAAATAGGTCAGATAAAATAAGTAGAATGATGGAAGATTTATGGGAAGATTAA